Within the Arachis duranensis cultivar V14167 chromosome 10, aradu.V14167.gnm2.J7QH, whole genome shotgun sequence genome, the region ACTTGCCTAAAGCGGCCGCAAAATTTTGCACACTCTTATTCATCCTTTCTTGCCTTTGAAGAATAACACGAGGTCTGTCATCCattagaggttggggtggatatgAGAATTCATTGGttgggagagagggttcataataggaaggtggttcatcttgataatgacatggagatggtgaatattgaggtggtggttcatgagggtagttgtgttggaaaggtggtggttctgtgtatggttcatttggctcataaggtggttggtatggtggatgagggttagggtcatatggaggcgaatggtgaaaagggacttgtgagtatggtggtccaaagctaTATTGAGGAAggggttcataggcgtatggtggtggttgttgatagtcaaaagattgctcaccatagccattgccttgatatacatcacagaatggttgttgatagtccattggaggtggttgttgccatgagggttgatcaaatccttgtggctcctcccatctttgattgttccaaccatggtgcatgttgtcattataatctcctcttcctgcaacataattgtaaccagactcatagccaaaggagtgagagttcatagtaataagagaaaataaaaacaaaaactaacaaaaaaggaaaatttttttttgaaaaatatttacaataaccaataataaggcacacgtttgcaattccccggcaaaggcgccattttgacgttaggatttttgctagtaaagaattttataaaaatagtcgcgttgtaggtatagtttctaaaccaacaaaaattctttcgtgcaaacgttttggttgtcacaagtaacaaacccctaattgataaccgagtatttaaatctcgggtcgtcttctcaaggagttgcagggaggtatgttcttattattggttatgaaaaagtgtgttttggggttttggattaaggtaaaaggttagttgaatgacaagtaaaataaaataataataactgtaaaataaacctttggcaaggtataagaactgaaagtcctatcctagttatccttatcaattgtgatgagaattggatttttctcccattttgttaacctctaactataaaggtaagttaagtggatgaattaattttgattcctcaggtcctagtctttccttgggaaaagtcagagttattggaacttgaattaatgaaatgaagaaattcaattttcaatcaacaatgagtttgataactcaagagtcaccaattatttaaccaaggccaaaaagggaaactatctaaattaaagaaaaagcattcataaataaaacaatcataaactgaaatatctcaaataacattaattaagaaaatcaatctaaacatggaacattgaaaataaataaatacaaagaacattgaacctgggattgagagtccctcataaaactaagagaagtcctaaattctaatcctaagagagaggagagaacttctctcactaaaaactacatctaaaactaaaattatgaattatcagagcatgattatgaatggatgcatttccccactttatagcctctaatctgtgttctctgggtcgaaaactgggtcagaaacagcccagaagtcacttccagcgctttctggtccgtacaggtcgcggccaagTGACGTGGAGGCGTCGCCCACGCAGCCGCGCGGATTAAAGTTCGCAGATGCAATGCGTtcgcgtggatcacgcgttcgcatcaccTAGCGTCAGGGCAACTATGGcgtattatatatcaaatcgaagccccggacgttagctttccaacgcaactgaaatcgcgtcgtttggacctctgtagctaaagttatagctgtttgagtgcgaagaggtcaggctggacagcttaacaacttcttcaacttcttgtattccttccacttttgcatgcttcctttccatcctccaagccattatGTGTCTCTTTTTTGCTCCTGCTATGTGTCATGCCTACTTGTTTTTTGAACACCTGTTCACGAGCAACCGCTATATATACTTAAATAACCCACTTAAATTAATCATAACATACCAACATATTTATCAATAGCATAGCTACGCTAACAACTTTGCTTAGTATAACATCTATGATTGAAATATGTCTTGCTCTATCATTAAACTATCACAATAGTCCCCTAAAATACCATTTACATGTCCAACTTTTTGAGTGTTTACTGCTAATCtctagaaaattttaaattcgatACCCACCTGAACTAACAATTTTGCTTATAAATAACTTTGAACAAAAGTATGATATCAAGAGATTGCATATGAAATTATGATCATCCCTCGTATCCAATTCTCTATTCCTACTGTGATTGTTGTGATAACCACACTAATTAGGTTAGTTCAATGCAAAAAGCATGATTATTTACTATGTATCCATCATTCTCATTTCAGTTCTTAGCAGACACCAATTATGTAGGAATGTGTACTAATCTATGCAAATTTTTAACGCAATCTTTTATAAGGATAAAGCAattctcattaaaaaaaatatcaaggcATAACATCCATATTACATCTGTATCTGaaggattttttttaacatgaaTAAAAACAGAAACCTGACAAAAAAATACTTTGCCACTAACCTTAAGTACTCTTTATGTACTCCCACTATAGTTAACTACTGTTATCAATCAACTATTAAAAAATGCATAATTTAGGTGACagacataaaaaaaatactttattcatatttttttgtgtCATACTAGAATtgacaaagataaaaaaaagaaagatactTGAAGTAGCTAGAATGAAAGCGATTTTGTTCTGCTCCTTCGTCTCAACTTTATCATCTAGAGACACAAACGTAGCTTTTTCAGTGGAAACATTCGAAGTATGGAGGCAATTTGAATGAAATAGCTACTTTACAATTGTCacattattaataatttgaaaGAACGCACAATACTAGGCACGCAAAATAGCAAATCAAACCACGGTTGAAAGATGAAAAATCAAGGAAAGCGTAACACCCAAAAAATCATGGCTGcttataaaatgaaaaaaaaaaatttttgatgcctTCCCTTCATCTCCATCCCCAAAACATCATCTTTGCAAGCTTTTTTCTTCTCCCAAACCATCAACGGGAGATAAAGACCAAAATTTTCATCGTTAATATCGAATCCAGCCACATGCAACAACTGATCATGAAGCTCCAATATGCCAATTAATCAAGACATAAAACTAGGTAACATACCTATAGGAATCGTAAATAAGGCTATGCGATGCTCGGCTTTTTCAATAGAGACCTTCGAAGTATGGATACAACTTGAAGGAAATGGCTACTTTATATTTGTCACATTATTAATAACTTGAAAGAAAGCACAATACCAAGCACGCAAAATAGCAAATTAAATCACGgttgaacaaataaaaaatcaggGAACAGTAACATCCCATAAAAATCATGGctacttataaaaattaaaaaaccctTTTTTATGCCTACCTTTCATCTCCACCCCAAAACGCCATCTTTGCAAGCTTTTCCTTTTTCCAAACCCATCAACGTGAGATAAGAACCAAAACTTTCATCATTAACATCGAATCCAGCCACATGCAAGAATTGATAATGGAGTCCCAATATGCCAATTAATCGAAATATGAAACTAGATAACATACCTGTTCTTGCTGAGTTTGGCCGGTGTATAGCTCGTCCGTCGATGAATGTCTTCAAGCTTCTCGTTGGGATGAGTTATACGTCGGCAAGGAGAGAACAAGGGGGTGGGTACCTACAAAAGACACTCCaacgctcaagtcagtaagtgtttaagaggtatataataattctatgaatatataatataagacaTGAAATGAAAGTTATCATgtgttatgttgtgtttataataattctatgaatatagaatgtattCTTGAGATTAGATATAGAATGTTCTTTTTATAAGCATAAAATTGATGAATAGAATTGACGTTATGACCGTTTGGTCATTAAGATAGAAATGATGGTTATTAAGTCGGTAAAGAAGGTGTCAGTTACAAGCAAAAGAACGAATGATAGTtaacgccgagttataactcataatgCATAATAAAGACTGAGTTATAAGGTGACGGATCACAGCCCCCAAGCTTTGTCCGCCGATCATATGATCCAGGCTAagcttagaaaataaaatgagttataactcggttACAAGATGAGTGAATAATGATATGGTGAGCCCCCAAGCTTAGTCGGGTTATTATGTCGGcacttattcaaaaaataattgagtGATAAGAGTCATTCAATCAAGATAGTTGTGTGGGGGATACTTTTCCACTTAAGAACAATTTTAGCATTTGATTGTATATGAACTGAAAAGTTCAGAGATAGATATCCATTGACGGAATCGATTGTATGATCCGATGATATAATGGTTAATTGTCTTGGGAATTTTTCCAGCCCACAACAACTTATTGATAAATTTCTCGCTCAAAGCAATTAGTTATTGAATATTTACAATTTATAGTGAAGGTTTGACATGAATAagataaattgagaaaatgaataGGTATAAAGTCGCAACatatattgaataatatatatcgtaaaagtaaaatagttcaaagtaaaaaaaaatataccttgAAAGTTGATAATTGTAGAGAAGAAGACGACATATATAAATGTCATACATGCCAAATGTGAatatctgaattttgttttgtaggacatgctttaatttgataataaagcAATAAGATAACAGTTATTGAATTATACATTTAGTATAATGTTTCTAGCAGTTACAGTATGACGAGGGATATTCTTcgtgcaataataataaattacctGTTTAATTTTCTACATTAAACAAAtagtaacataaaatttaatagcaTAAAGTGAATAGTGTAACAGTTATATACAattgatatataattaatttttgatggaatccaattttaatatttaaactcaTAATTACTGTCATTTAATTGTATAAATGAAATCATTAAGCAGTAAGAATATAATacataagaaataaaaatgcaaTTGACATGGTTGTTATATGTCATTATTGTATAGAACATATATTGAGGTTTGAATATAACTAATAAATCAGTAAGTATTAGTTACTCAAAatataaatgtaaaagtatgttgaataaaatatataattttacttgtgTAAATagaaaactttgaaaaaaataagcaaatttgataagtgaatttGTGCTCGGATTGATTGAAAACCGAGTTCGTTTCGGATTGATTGAAAGTCGAGTTTATTCTCGGATTGGTTCATTAATCGATTATGAAATGTGAAATATTATGATACGTAAAAATGAAGCAATTTGAATGTATAAAGTAAATACTTTATAAAAAGTTACGatagattaaaatttgataagaggtattaaaaatcttaaacaaGATTGTTgagattggttcaaaaatttgaatgtaAATCAAGTTTTATGAATCTAAGGGGAGTGGGAATGATTTTACTCGTCCCCACAGACGACGCCAATTGTTCTTGCTGAGTTTGGCCGGTGTATAGCTCGTCCGTCGATGAATGTCTTCAAGCTTCTCGTCGGGATGAGTTATACGTCGGCAAGGAGAGAACAAGGggtgggtacctgcaaaagacactccgacgctcaagtcagtaagtgtttaagaggtatataataattctatgaatatagaatgtaagacatGAAATGAAAGTTATCATgtgttatgttgtgtttataataattctatgaatatagaatgtattCTTGAGATTAGATATAGAATGTTCTTTTTATAGGCATAAAATTGATGAATAGAATTGACGTTATGACCGTTTGGTCATTAAGATAGAAATGATGGTCATTAAGTCGGTAATGAAGGAGTCAGTTACAAGCAAAAGAATGAATGATAGTtaacgccgagttataactcataatgCATAATAAAGACTGAGTTATAAGGTGACGGATCAATACCTATAGGAGTCGGAAACAAGGCTATGCAATGCTCCGATGACGAAGCTACTGTGTTTCCTCCTCTCTGCGTCAGCTCGTTTTTCTCGGTTATGGGCTTATGGTTCAAATGAAATGGGGGAGAAAAGTCTTGATCTTTTACTCGGGTTAATTTGATAGTATTTTCGGATGTTAATTTACTAGACAGAAATTACATTTTAATAGACATAAATGTGGATGAGAGATATTAGGAATTTGATTTAGAAGAAAGGAAAATGAATTTTGGGAATGAAATTAATTACTACAGGCACGGAGAAGAAGGTTGAGTAATAAGTATGTTACTAATAAACAGGTGTACTCGACTCCCTTATCATGTGATTGGCATTTATTCTGTGCTATATATACATTATACACTATTTTTTAGCTACCTAGCACTACTCACAAAGAATAATATTAcacacttaatttttttttggtaattaagtttaattaagttagtctaacataataaaaattaattataactaatattatttcaagtcttattatttaatttaattgaatttagttaaaaaaaacttAGATATATAATATTAGTCGTCTATAAAATGTTGTAATTTATTTTGAGAAATAGAGGTATTCTATAGTTGAACATCTACTGTAAATACGAggatttatcttttaaaatatctttttaaaaaagaaaaattattctttttaaaagtttaattaagaccatttatttaagaaaaaaatttattatttttatgatagttagtgaataatatttaaaaatgtatattaaaaatatattattaattattaatttaaacaaaTTGAATTAATAGCTAAAAGTGTTGATGAAAGTTAATAAACACATTACTATCTATTAATCAGCTAGTTGGATTATAAAGAGCTTGTGTTTTTAGTTTCCATgtcaataaaaaagaaaggaataaaatgtGTGTTTTTGGTTAATGTGcgaaagaaattttaaaattgtctgcAGCTCGTTTACAAAGAATTTTAGTTCTATCATTACCCATTAATCTTGCcctaatataatttaaaattatccacAACTCGCAAACATGTAATTATGTttcctaatattttatttatgttgcAAAATTATTCCTCATTGAATTATccgtttatttttttagatacaaGTAAAATTATGGCGTAATATTTAGTTATCGGATTGTGTACTcttcacaattttaaaaaacaccaCCTAATTCAATAActgaatattaaaatatttttttaattaaaaaaactagCCTAAATTATCATAGATAGAAGTAACGCATACAAATAGAATTGAAACATCTTTTAATATTgagattaaattaataaattaaacattaaaaaatattttaatttttttaaatgttaataatttcaaacatattttattctacatataattttatttatatgaatttaataattaaaaattattaaataataattttattcagactttcaaataaaaaaatataaaaaaaatgataaccATCACCATCAACGAATCAGAAGACCCACGAAAAGTAGCCGttacaaaattaacaaatacaAGCGAGCCAAAAAAAAATGCTCCTATTCTCCCTCAAACACTTGATTTCATTTCTTCACTCTAAAATCTCACTCTCACTGTGATTCGAATTCAATTCTTCACTCTCAGAACCCTAACCCTAACACTCTCAACACtcactatttttttatctaatggAAGAGGCAGCAACAAAAGTAGTTGCAACGCCAACCAAAACCACCGCATTAATGCAACACAAATTGCAAAATTCTGAGAATCAAAACCCTAATCTTCCTTTGAAATCGTCCAAATCTCCGAAGCCAAAAGCAGCACCCGCTATTGTTGTTCGATCTCCTCAGAACCGAATCAGACAGCGTAAGTTCCTCGTCGCGAAGAGAAACAACAACAGCAAAACGGTGTCGTCTTGCAAGTGCAGAGAAGAGAAAGGCGATGATGGCGCCAAATGCCTCTGCGTTGCCTATGAGAATCTCAGGGCTTCTCAGGAAGAGTTCTTGAAAAATCGCCAACAGGAATTGAAGAAGGATTgcgaagatgaagaagaagagctTATTGAAGCAAGCCTCAAAATCCAGGACCTTCGAATCCACGACAACGAGGAAGAGGTGGAGAAGAATGAAATCGACGAATTGGAATTGGAGGGAAGCTCTAATGTGAAGAGAAGGAGGGACAAGTTGTTGGAAGAAGCGAGAAATAGTGTCCCCGAAACAGGGTCCGGGAAAGTGATGCATTTGGTGAAGGCCTTCGAGAAGATTCTATCTATGCCAAAATCAAGGAAGAAGGATCAGAATGAGGAAGAGGAAAAATTCGAAGAGGAGAACGAGAAGAGGGAACACAACGACGAAAATGGACACGGAGAGGGTAATAACGGTCATACAAATAGTTGCAAGGTTAAGAGCAAGGTGATGAAATGGGCATTGCCTGGTTTGCAATTTGAGCAACCTTCTTTCAAAGCACCTGAACTTGAGGTTACTGGTTCTTGTTCTGGTTCTGGTTCTTCCTTGATTTGCGCTTCTGATTTGGTTTTGACATCGGAGAACCTTGGATTGGACTCAAGGATCTCGGTTTCTTCTTCCTGGGATAGTAGCCATGGAAGGTtcgattttgattttttatttgttttcgtcCATCGTGTTTTGTTTGATGACATTTGTTGATTGTTCATTGTTGCAGTGTGTCTAGTAGGACTTCAGCTACTGGGggtagaaggagtaggagaaATGTAAGATTTACTTTACATTATGTTAAAATTTACATTTAAGCACTAATGAAATGATGATTATCAAAAACTTGTTCATGACTCACCTAATTGGATTTTATGGCATGgtaatttttcctttttcatttttttcttcagagcTTGGATTCGAGTGGTGCTTATGGAGGAAGGAGGTGGAAGAAGAAGCAGCCGCCAAAAGTCACTAACCAAAAACCATTCAAGCTAAGAACAGAAGTAAGTATTGATTGAAGTGTGAAagaattaaaactttttaaaaaaaataaaaataaactgcTTTAAAGTTTAGAAACTAATAAATTGTTTTGATAATGCAGCAAAGGGGGgaattgaaaaaggaagaatttatgaagaaggtgCAGGAGATAATGACAGAAGAACAGAAGATGAGGATTCCTATAGCACAGGGCCTTCCATGGACAACAGATGAACCAGAGGTAAGTTCAGTTTTTGTTATGAAATTCTTGTGGTGTTAATGCAGCACCAATTATATGCTACCTTTGATATGATGAGCTTCTTAGTAATAGCATTCCTTTGGTCCTTCTTTTGCAGTGCTTGGTAAAACCTCCTGTTAAAGAGAGCACCAAGCCTATTGATCTTAAGCTTCACAGTGATGTCCGAGCAGTGGATCGAGCTGAATTTGATCAACAGgtgcattttcatttttatctatttCTATATTGTACCGTTACTGCTATTATTGTTAATATTATTAGGATTTTGTTGATAAGTGGCATTACACATGTAACAAGTTTGTATTGAAAACatgaaattttattgttttccaaATTCCAGTGCCATTTATTGAATACAAAACTTTGAAATAGGGGCAAGATTCttactgttgttgttgttgcacaTCATAGTACTACTTGTCTTCATGTCAAATGTAGAACAAATATGACTGAATTTGAATGTTCGATTATGTAGGTAGCAGAAAAGATGAGCTTGATAGAACAACTCAAATTGGAAAGAGAAAGACAGCAGAAGGTACAGTATTGAGATTTTTTCCCCCAAACATGATCATGGGCAATCTTGATACAAGTATAAAATTTTGGTCCCAACCATTGAATTGGACCCAAAATGCTGATGCCTTGTATGTTACTTCATTATagttggaagaagaagaagaaatcagAAGGTTGAGGAGGGAACTCATTCCGAAAGCACAACCAATGCCTTATTTTGACAGACCCTTTATACCAAGGAGGTTTGATCTAGTTCTCTAGCTTCATAATTAATGGCTTCATTGGAAGACAGACATTACGTTATAGGCTTCATAATTaacagtttttattttattttattttattcacgTTATTTTTACCTCCTTTGCtttctttaaaataatatatgtataattttctcttttttggtcCAAGGTCTACGAAGCATCCAACAATACCAAGAGAACCCAAGTTTCACATACCACAACATAAGAAGATAAAGTGCTTGTCATGGAATGACTTGAAAATTTATTGATGCGAAAttaattcattcttttttcCTATCTCCGAAGTCTGAACAATATCCAGTTTTGTATGGGAAACAAGTCAACAACCAGTCAATATGTTGCAAAATCATTTTGTGCCTCCGTTAGTGCAATGATCTTTGTACTGTGATTAAAAAGAGTGAGATAGGGGTGTGCAAATTGACTTGGACAAATAGACATattgtcataaaaaaaataggCATATTCTTTTCATCCAAATGAAATGAATTTACTTTTTGAATTTAGTGTTGTGTAATTACTTTGATTATCTGTGCAAGATGTTAATTCAACTGTTCATAACAAAAGCAGTGATAAAATGAATTGGTaacaatgtttttttttctctctctcaatgGCATGTTCTACTTACTTgtgaagaaataaaagaaaaaactgatttttttggTTGACGTTTGGATAGCTGGTTGCCTGTGCCGGAAGGTGTTGCTCCCTATCCTCGGAGGTCTTGATTGTTTTTGATGATTTCAAATCGGCTCAAATAGCAAGCACCTGCCACTCCCGCCACAAAACACCATTTGAAGTAATCGGTGTAGCCGTGTAGGCATATCAGATTAAGcttattctattttgttatccaaccaaatcaaattcaaatcaacTCGATGCTTTTTGGTAAGCAAATTTGAGCAAATTGAGCATATTTGCTCCTAAATGGTATCAAGTTTATTCGATTTAATAATCCCAAATTACTCAACTTGGATTGGACAAGTAGTTAGCTCACTCATCCACCTAAGCAAAATGTCAGGGGTTCAAATCTCGCATTGTGTATGCAGTAATCCATTGGCCAGCGACAGACCCTTAAATGAAGCTCCGATCCacgacggattagtccttaacttATCCGGTTGGAAAAAACCGTGGGCAACTAGGAAAGATAAAAAACTCTTTTGAGTATAAACACCTCATATGCAATGAACTCCCATTTCCATACTGTCCAGCTTTTCCAATTTATTggtgtttgttttctttgggATTAGGCCCCTTTGTATTACCCAAAAAAAGCCTTCTTGCTACATAAGTACAAGAAAACCCATTGatcaatattttcatttttgtatcGTTGGAACTAAATCTCTGAATATCCATCATAAGTAAACGCCTAATCTGTGGTTGCGGAGTTTAACTTTCAAAAGGTAAAAAATTGGCCAAGAAACACCTAAAAATCAAACCCAAACATGAGATTTAAACAACCCGAACAGCTATCAAGTATCAACTATCACTTGTCCTAGAGGTCATAGTTACCCATTGAGCATAAATGCATTATAGCTGGTGTATAGAATTGATTTGGGGCTTGGCTCCGTTTCTTCAACcaaaaactcaaaaaagaaAGGCAATAATCTCTCAGAAGTAATGGCTCGCGCAATGCGCATTGCTACATGTTAGTAATTAACAAAAAACTCGTAAATGGTTGTGAACTTGTGATTATGTCAATGCAGTACTGTTTGGGACACAATGtgcttaattatattttatcaaaaaataaataagcaaTATTAGGCTAGTTTTCAAGAGGGAAAGTATCAATCAAGACTGGTCCGATATCCTTCAAAATGACTAGAAAATAAAgtattaatttaaatcaaaaccttAGCGATCAAATTCCAAACTAAAACAAcaataaatataaagaaaaacaaatatgaAAATCTAAGAAAATTGGGCTGTTCAATACTTAATTTTGCGTTGATGCCATCTACTATTCAGAAAACTTAAACCCTAGATGATATGATATGCAAAGCATCATCAATTCTCATTAACACACCACTCAAGGGGCAACAACAATGCGACCAGCAACTTGATCAAGATCCCGTCGGCCATTGGAAGTGATTCTTCTACCACTGCAAtgcaaaaaacacaaataagtCAAACTATCTTTACAAGAACCAATGATGAATACAATAGCATTGATTTATTTTCGGCATATAAGATTTCAACAAAACCTACCCTTTTAACTCCTGCTCAATAATGCCCAtcttttgcaattgtttaaGAATGTGTCTGGCAATACTGCCGCTACTCCGGCAGAAATGTGGGGGGCGGCTTCCATTTCTCTTACTTCCACCATAGATCCTCTTAAACGCACCAACACCAAGACCACCTCTCAAATAGATCTTTCTTGCCATGGAGGCTGTAACCAAGGTTGATCTCCATCAGTCTAACGGTAAATATTTACATTTAACAACAGAATAAATTATCACTGCTAGCATTCACGCTCAATTACAAGGAATCTCCACTTTGTTAAAACGAGTAAACTCACCAGATCTAACATAATACCAGTCAGGATCATATGGAGCCAGTTCCTTAAACTTTGCAGTCTTCACAATATCTGTCCACTCAGGCAGCTCCATCTATTAAACAATGCAGCAATTAAATTAACACATACGACTTCATTTAACAAAACACACAGAAAAGCATCGATAGGCATTAACAAGGCGCCACAGCAAGCACAAACACAATACACATACGAAAATATCTAAAGAGCAAAAGAAAAGGCATTCACCGAGACTAGAGTGTAAATTGATTAAATTCCAAGCCAATCACATAAAATTGCAAACTTTAACCTACCAATAATCTAATATAGATTTATTTGAATTACATCAAAATTCACACCAAACCAATCAGCCTTACAACTACAATCGAATTACAAACAACAAAAAAGGCAAAATAAACATGAAAAGCTACAATCCTCCTCAATATAAAAGCCATTTATTACCACACGAATTAAACTGATACTCGATCAATATGACATAGAGTTCCAAAAACCCACACTTTTCTCCCCAAATTACACCCAAAGCAAGGGTTTGAATCTGAGAACATTCATCAGAAAATAGACTCACTCAACGTAATGACAGCTACCAAATATAATTTCGAACAACACAAACGAAATTGACCAATGTAAAACCTAAGAAAAGGGAACGAGAacgaatttatttattaaaaaaaagaaagatcgTACCTTGCCAGAACGCTTCAGGTGAGAGGCATAGGCCTTGACGAATTCGTGAGGCGAAACATCCTTGACCGTCCTTGCGGTTGCCATGGCTGAAGTGAACCCTTCTCAAGCAACGCTGATCTCACTTCGGAGTTCTCAACTTCGCAAGGGTTTCAACTTTGGAGTGTTCCCTTCTTTGTAGTTTATAAATGGACGCTCATAAAGTAGGGTTTTATTTTCGGGTATGGGCCTTTGGGctttttaattcttttcatAAAGCCTGCTTAACTTGACCAAGAtccaaaaatatcaattttgagCCCATATATTTAAATCTCTTTCTTGTGTTAGCATATTAACCGGGAGTAAATTCTCT harbors:
- the LOC107471235 gene encoding 40S ribosomal protein S19-1, whose amino-acid sequence is MATARTVKDVSPHEFVKAYASHLKRSGKMELPEWTDIVKTAKFKELAPYDPDWYYVRSASMARKIYLRGGLGVGAFKRIYGGSKRNGSRPPHFCRSSGSIARHILKQLQKMGIIEQELKGGRRITSNGRRDLDQVAGRIVVAP
- the LOC107471260 gene encoding microtubule-destabilizing protein 60, which gives rise to MEEAATKVVATPTKTTALMQHKLQNSENQNPNLPLKSSKSPKPKAAPAIVVRSPQNRIRQRKFLVAKRNNNSKTVSSCKCREEKGDDGAKCLCVAYENLRASQEEFLKNRQQELKKDCEDEEEELIEASLKIQDLRIHDNEEEVEKNEIDELELEGSSNVKRRRDKLLEEARNSVPETGSGKVMHLVKAFEKILSMPKSRKKDQNEEEEKFEEENEKREHNDENGHGEGNNGHTNSCKVKSKVMKWALPGLQFEQPSFKAPELEVTGSCSGSGSSLICASDLVLTSENLGLDSRISVSSSWDSSHGSVSSRTSATGGRRSRRNSLDSSGAYGGRRWKKKQPPKVTNQKPFKLRTEQRGELKKEEFMKKVQEIMTEEQKMRIPIAQGLPWTTDEPECLVKPPVKESTKPIDLKLHSDVRAVDRAEFDQQVAEKMSLIEQLKLERERQQKLEEEEEIRRLRRELIPKAQPMPYFDRPFIPRRSTKHPTIPREPKFHIPQHKKIKCLSWNDLKIY